The Mercurialis annua linkage group LG2, ddMerAnnu1.2, whole genome shotgun sequence genome contains a region encoding:
- the LOC126667291 gene encoding uncharacterized protein LOC126667291, translated as MVGDKNNSCNNRPAGMMEMNRVPAVETNLVPMEFVNEGFCENLNLLINGADGFQLEYKKTPVEKKFRRELATVDGGMERFPVKIEGFDFLPKKISNEVENTSTNNSLPDLNIPYQIPNDVPHFNIPCQPIPNYIPDLNIPFEQQHSDNESYQDNVPPEDVDPENIINDGISRKCLTNTQRNVIFQSLLAKSNNGIIKKGAISQVASQFSVNRKAVSNIWSKGKRCMENESTVDVCKNLRARSKRVVLTFDQVSSITLRDRTTIQRMSTALSISKTTLHRRIKEGEIKAHSNSLKPFLTEDNKKVRLKFCIDMINQGTINSRPLFTDMYNHVHIDEKWFYLTKVSQKYYLHPQEIEPLRTCKSKRFITKVMFLAAVARPNVRTSDEIFSGKIGIFPFIFKEPAKRNSKNRIAGTLETKAIENVNKDVIRQCLIEKVLPGIRTKWPENRSRVIFIQQDNARPHIKPDDDKFLQEARKDGFDIQLRFQPPNSPDLNVLDLGFFRSIQSLQQ; from the exons ATGGTGGGGGACAAGAACAATTCTTGCAACAACAGACCGGCAGGGATGATGGAAATGAATAGGGTGCCGGCGGTGGAAACAAATTTGGTGCCGATG GAATTTGTTAATGAGGGATTTTGTGAgaatttgaatttgttaatCAATGGAGCAGATG GATTTcaattagaatataaaaaaaCTCCGGTGGAAAAAAAATTCCGGCGGGAGTTGGCGACGGTCGACGGTGGAATGGAGCGGTTTCCGGTGAAAATTGAGGG ATTTGATttcttaccaaaaaaaatatcaaatgaagTTGAAAATACATCTACCAACAATTCTTTACCAGATTTAAACATTCCTTACCAAATTCCAAATGATGTTCCTCACTTCAACATTCCCTGTCAACCAATACCAAACTATATTCCAGACTTAAATATCCCTTTTGAACAACAACACAGTGACAATGAAAGCTATCAAGATAATGTACCGCCTGAAGATGTTGATCCTGAAAACATTATCAACGATGGTATATCAAGAAAGTGTTTGACGAATACTCAACGAAATGTTATTTTTCAATCTCTACTTGCGAAGAGTAATAATGGAATCATAAAAAAGGGAGCGATATCTCAGGTAGCATCACAATTTTCTGTTAATAGAAAAGCTGTGAGTAACATTTGGTCGAAGGGTAAAAGGTGCATGGAAAATGAATCAACGGTTGATGTTTGTAAGAACCTTCGAGCACGCTCTAAACGGGTAGTATTAACATTCGATCAAGTTTCTTCTATTACGCTTCGAGATCGTACAACTATACAGAGAATGTCAACTGCTTTAAGTATTTCAAAAACAACGCTCCATAGACGGATTAAAGAAGGTGAAATAAAAGCTCACTCCAATTCTTTGAAGCCATTTTTAACTGAAGATAATAAAAAGGTGAGGCTGAAATTTTGCATTGACATGATTAATCAAGGTACTATTAATTCAAGGCCTTTATTTACTGATATGTATAATCACGTGCATATTGATGAGAAATGGTTCTACTTGACAAAGGTTTCACAAAAATATTACCTTCACCCTCAAGAAATTGAACCGCTACGTACTTGTAAAAGTAAAAGGTTCATTACGAAGGTCATGTTTTTAGCCGCGGTTGCTCGACCGAACGTCAGAACATCTGATGAAATATTTTCTGGTAAGATTggtatttttccttttatttttaaggaACCGGCAAAACGAAATAGCAAAAATCGAATTGCTGGAACCTTAGAAACAAAGGCCATCGAAAATGTGAATAAAGATGTAATACGTCAATGTTTGATTGAGAAAGTTTTGCCTGGTATTCGCACAAAATGGCCTGAAAATAGATCAAGGGTCATATTCATTCAACAGGACAATGCAAGACCTCATATAAAGCCCGACGACGATAAATTTCTTCAAGAAGCTCGAAAGGATGgttttgatattcaattacGTTTTCAACCTCCTAATAGTCCCGATTTGAATGTCTTGGATCTTGGTTTTTTTAGATCAATCCAATCTCTTCAACAATAA
- the LOC126666709 gene encoding FCS-Like Zinc finger 15 produces the protein MVGLSIVLDNYNYKNKNKTPQVINKATMNLMMINKLPSSSSSNFKFPTFLEQCFLCGQKLMPCKDIYMYKGDRGFCSVECRCRQIFMDEEEVLEKENCSFAAMKPSTSASPPPPSSTSASRHRKSGKNRPGGFAY, from the exons ATGGTGGGTTTAAGTATAGTTcttgataattataattataaaaataaaaataaaacaccaCAAGTTATTAATAAAGCTACTATGAATTTGATGATGATCAATAAATTaccttcttcatcatcatcaaattttaaattcccAACTTTTTTGGAGCAATGTTTTCTCTGTGGACAGAAGCTCATGCCTTGTAAAGACATCTACATGTACAa AGGAGACAGAGGTTTTTGTAGCGTGGAGTGTAGGTGTAGACAGATTTTTATGGATGAAGAAGAGGTTTTAGAGAAAGAAAACTGTTCATTTGCTGCCATGAAGCCATCAACTTCCGCTTCTCCGCCGCCGCCGTCGTCAACTTCCGCTTCTCGCCACCGTAAAAGCGGCAAAAACCGGCCGGGGGGTTTTGCATattga
- the LOC126668036 gene encoding uncharacterized protein LOC126668036 produces MSTEEAKRTTNGGIVGKSISDDRKVSPATPPPSSKKIIIKNADMKDDMQKEAIDIAISAFEKNNVEKDVAEHIKKEFDKKHGPTWHCIVGRNFGSYVTHETNHFVYFYLDQKAVLLFKSG; encoded by the exons ATGAGTACCGAAGAAGCAAAACGAACCACCAACGGAGGTATAGTCGGGAAATCCATCTCCGATGATCGGAAAGTATCTCCGGCTACACCTCCTCCTAGTTCCAAGAAAATCATCATAAAAAACGCCGACATGAAAGACGACATGCAAAAGGAAGCTATTGATATTGCTATCTCC GCTTTTGAGAAGAACAATGTAGAGAAAGATGTAGCAGAGCATATAAAGAAGGAGTTTGATAAGAAGCACGGACCCACTTGGCATTGCATCGTTGGTCGTAATTTTG GTTCGTATGTGACTCACGAGACAAACCATTTCGTTTATTTCTATTTAGACCAGAAAGCAGTTCTGCTATTCAAATCTGGTTGA
- the LOC126668035 gene encoding uncharacterized protein LOC126668035 codes for MATGATATPGSKSENPPQSTPVLTDTEIITLANQTHLHPYILSTSSIPTLISYLKTRSHSPTPSIAVADYTLALLSLISLAPHKPPLCSLLSSLLSAYTNLFISQQIPRDSNSLKTISFFNTLLTYIPIDDVDSIVDLILTSFCNLTTPEDTQILEIIPGCFNCLYSEKGRDYVNLILDKVIDNQWSKVLLIKLVSLAREFLGFLDKARARVFLEKVFDGMNGVDLQDLPSLAYQLLVLASKGFSKREVIEGIIRFFGSELGLKGGSIVRQIEGTVLLHVNFAVKQDPSLGQEAIRLVKLDSRALNHFTVVVLLSIARVKRFKESSIGVLKTAVLSAYHDYKLSRELMWLSDGLKKEYLQNVQVAEKAMLRAVNESNYGREHIVPTIVQFSFVLLESSEARNNGDICNFSGLMGAEALSIQMLKTLFEVHDMARNEIIEQCKFRILSSKPELSRPIIRLLSFLVQSCPHAMLEHVSHLKEMLDYFTFMNGITASDLVAALVPLIKFNRDLRDYTILVVRKAMFRQEDAIRLAATNAIISVILAEKQAKSSFQDSSSQASCSQQTEMPCSYGGDLFHELSGLLQRCLYQQADVKEVVYRGLLKLVLVDPTSGGAVFDFLWPHFLRFFKEDSGVQVGISSCIKSECDKVIVEEPLDCLLSCISWILLLQPHDRTDHPDSSWACFGFSLSQDIEARRSPSGESFSKALLKIRDFLKKGNLEGIVSPTQDSGSTSLDEEHGKCRALLLSGIIEVVLNIIATEFEKATGLKRIDLEKEILEIVNLHASLRKYSCMRQSSGVKRGSQQAATLDMPGNGHFSSNIGTQERISFLATSSLCQLINLTLDMCNNEWSKGTAASQNHSQPSSKGTLKCLNCVPFVLNFSLHHIRSYASGRKEDPVKNLVYGEIKLMGPPLLKLICLLISGPKFPTDQKKELRKKNDLEDRKEYLPLSLLCLKELIASSLKNSYSSALLEDLLSISTLKYELDEDYEEASRIDDLQIRITVLFILKILCPLFAELLTQSCFHEIEIVCDMLLMIGDNLPSKWRKSIGSWGLNICKSNNIRNSKVAKSVASLAISLSSPPDDLVVAHYLAKELLDVAGFIGPDTDKPLELSKSYPIINHSTWTAISLCILKLIEAVVNDIDWAIRKLKTFFLVEQQCIHHSQNVEHASELEVEDNICSRAEAVVNVLSFFVLMNIKDPQAEQLLRLTVKFYKQLAQISKLRIATKGWKQLLPTLAFQRLVEVTSKKLTGPLYKFVAEVQKEQQEKPNTKGIINKIKRENKCIPDLIFQIEDYEKYLIRISKASKVNLLKHVKRSTSRDFKIIDPHNKEKPDPDHENSHKSNEDSEDNVSQKSLSPRTNSPQVAEDSDGENGFDLPNAKRMRNDRVVQDSDDES; via the exons ATGGCCACCGGAGCCACCGCCACTCCCGGCAGCAAATCCGAAAATCCACCACAATCGACGCCAGTACTAACCGACACAGAAATCATAACCCTAGCAAATCAAACTCACCTCCATCCCTACATTCTTTCAACCTCCTCAATTCCCACTCTCATCTCCTACCTTAAAACTCGCTCGCATTCTCCGACGCCGTCAATCGCCGTCGCCGATTACACGCTTGCTCTCCTCTCTCTCATTTCTCTCGCTCCACACAAACCCCCGCTCTGTTCGCTTCTCTCGTCTCTCCTCTCCGCCTACACTAATCTCTTCATTTCTCAGCAAATCCCTCGCGATTCAAATTCTCTTAAAACGATCAGTTTCTTCAATACTCTGTTAACTTACATCCCGATCGACGATGTTGACTCAATCGTTGACTTAATTTTGACTAGTTTTTGCAATTTAACTACTCCTGAGGATACTCAAATACTCGAAATTATTCCTggttgttttaattgtttgtatAGTGAGAAAGGAAGAGATTACGTGAATTTGATTTTGGATAAGGTTATTGATAATCAATGGTCAAAAGTATTGTTGATTAAATTGGTTTCATTAGCTAGAGAGTTTCTAGGGTTTCTTGATAAAGCGAGAGCTAGAGTATTCTTGGAGAAAGTGTTTGATGGAATGAATGGAGTTGATTTGCAGGACTTGCCTTCACTTGCTTATCAGTTACTGGTTTTGGCCTCGAAAGGATTTAGTAAGAGGGAGGTTATTGAAGGGATTATTAGGTTTTTCGGGTCGGAATTGGGGTTGAAAGGTGGTTCTATAGTTAGGCAAATAGAAGGGACTGTTTTGCTTCATGTTAATTTTGCCGTGAAGCAAGATCCTTCCTTAGGACAAGAGGCTATTAGGCTTGTGAAATTGGATTCTAGGGCTCTTAATCATTTCACTGTTGTTGTTTTACTTTCTATTGCTAGGGTTAAAAGGTTTAAAGAAAGTTCCATCGGGGTTTTGAAAACTGCGGTGCTTTCTGCTTATCATGATTACAAGCTTTCTAG AGAGTTAATGTGGTTATCTGATGGGTTAAAGAAAGAGTATCTGCAAAATGTGCAAGTAGCTGAGAAGGCTATGTTAAGAGCT GTTAATGAAAGCAACTATGGAAGGGAGCATATAGTTCCTACTATTGTGCAGTTCAGCTTTGTACTGTTAGAGTCATCAGAAGCCAGAAACAATGGTGACATATGCAATTTTAGTGGTCTTATGGGTGCTGAAGCACTTAGTATTCAGATGCTCAAAACCCTATTTGAGGTCCATGATATGGCAAGAAATGAG ATTATAGAACAGTGCAAGTTTCGCATTCTTTCTTCAAAGCCAGAACTAAGCAGGCCAATCATAAG GCTGCTCTCTTTCTTGGTTCAGAGCTGTCCTCATGCAATGTTGGAGCATGTTTCTCATCTAAAGGAGATGTTggattattttacttttatgaaTGGAATTACTGCCTCTGATCTTGTTGCTGCTCTAGTACCCCTCATCAAATTTAATCGTGATCTCCGG GATTACACCATTTTGGTTGTGCGTAAAGCCATGTTTAGACAAGAAGATGCAATTCGTCTTGCAGCAACAAATGCTATTATTAGTGTTATACTGGCAGAAAAGCAAGCCAAAAGTTCTTTTCAAGACTCGTCTAGCCAAGCAAGCTGTAGCCAGCAAACTGAAATGCCCTGTAGCTATGGTGGAGATCTCTTCCACGAACTGAGTGGTTTACTACAGAGGTGTCTTTATCAGCAG GCAGACGTCAAAGAAGTTGTGTATCGCGGTCTTCTAAAGCTTGTCTTGGTGGATCCAACTAGTGGAGGAGCTGTTTTTGATTTTCTCTGGCCTCACTTCCTTCGTTTTTTCAAGGAG GATAGTGGTGTTCAAGTTGGAATCAGTAGCTGTATAAAATCAGAGTGTGACAAGGTCATCGTTGAAGAGCCTCTAGACTGTCTTCTATCTTGTATTTCTTGGATCTTACTCCTTCAACCACATGATAGAACTGATCATCCAGATTCGTCTTGGGCGTGTTTTGGTTTCTCCCTTTCTCAAGATATTGAG GCAAGGAGATCCCCATCTGGTGAGTCTTTCTCCAAGGCTCTCCTGAAGATTCGGGATTTTCTAAAGAAGGGAAATCTGGAAG GCATCGTTAGTCCAACTCAGGATTCTGGCTCTACATCTTTAGATGAAGAACACGGAAAATGCCGTGCATTGCTTTTGTCAGGGATTATTGAAGTGGTATTGAATATTATTGCTACCGAGTTTGAGAAAGCAACAGGTTTGAAGAGGATTGATCTTGAAAAGGAAATTCTTGAGATTGTTAATCTACATGCATCACTCAGAAAGTATTCCTGTATGAGGCAGAGCAGTGGTGTCAAAAGAGGAAGTCAACAAGCTGCTACTCTTGATATGCCTGGAAATGGTCATTTCAGCAGTAACATAGGGACTCAAGAACGGATTTCTTTTTTGGCGACTTCAAGTCTCTGTCAGCTAATAAATTTAACCTTGGATATGTGCAATAATGAATGGTCTAAAGGCACTGCAGCTTCTCAGAACCATAGCCAGCCATCTTCAAAGGGAACATTGAAATGCTTAAACTGTGTTccttttgttttgaatttttcccTTCACCACATAAGATCTTATGCTAGCGGAAGAAAAGAAGACCCAGTTAAGAATTTAGTCTATGgggaaattaaattaatggGGCCTCCTTTGCTGAAACTGATTTGCTTGCTCATTTCCGGACCAAAGTTTCCGACGGATCAGAAAAAAGAATTGAGGAAAAAGAATGATCTTGAAGACAGAAAGGAATATCTTCCTCTATCACTATTGTGCTTGAAGGAATTGATTGCCAGTAGCTTGAAGAATTCATATTCCTCTGCGTTGCTTGAAGATTTGTTATCGATCTCCACACTCAAGTACGAGCTGGATGAAGACTATGAAGAAGCTTCCAGGATTGATGACCTCCAGATAAGAATCACAGTGTTATTTATTCTCAAAATTCTTTGTCCACTGTTTGCTGAGTTGCTTACACAATCATGTTTTCATGAAATTGAG ATCGTCTGTGATATGTTGTTGATGATTGGTGACAATCTGCCTTCCAAATGGAGGAAGTCTATTGGATCCTGGGGTTTAAATATCTGCAAAAGTAATAACATAAGAAATTCTAAGGTTGCGAAAAGTGTGGCTTCGCTTGCAATTTCTTTAAGTTCGCCTCCAGATGATTTAGTAGTAGCACATTACTTAGCTAAGGAGTTATTAGATGTCGCTGGATTCATCGGACCGGACACTGACAAGCCATTAGAGTTATCTAAATCGTACCCCATCATAAACCATTCAACATGGACCGCTATAAGTTTATGCATCCTGAAATTGATCGAAGCAGTTGTCAACGATATAGATTGGGCCATCAGAAAACTAAAGACATTCTTTCTGGTAGAACAACAATGCATTCATCATAGTCAGAATGTAGAACATGCATCAGAACTGGAAGTCGAGGATAATATTTGTTCGAGGGCTGAAGCAGTGGTGAATGTATTATCTTTCTTCGTTTTGATGAACATCAAGG ACCCTCAAGCAGAGCAATTACTAAGATTGACTGTAAAGTTTTACAAGCAATTGGCTCAGATTTCAAAGCTGAGGATAGCTACTAAGGGATGGAAACAACTTCTACCTACTCTAGCTTTCCAGCGGCTTGTGGAAGTAACCTCCAAGAAGCTTACAGGTCCTCTTTATAAATTTGTAGCGGAGGTTCAAAAG GAACAACAAGAAAAGCCTAATACAAAGGGAATCATAAACAAGATCAAGAGGGAGAACAAATGCATTCCGGACCTAATCTTCCAAATAGAAGATTATGAGAAGTATCTCATTCGGATCAGCAAGGCAAGTAAAGTCAATTTACTGAAGCATGTCAAGCGAAGCACATCCAGGGATTTCAAAATAATAGATCCTCACAACAAGGAAAAACCTGATCCAGATCATGAAAATAGCCACAAATCAAATGAAGATTCTGAAGATAATGTATCACAGAAATCTCTGTCACCTCGGACCAATAGTCCTCAAGTTGCGGAGGATTCTGACGGCGAGAATGGATTTGATTTGCCTAATGCCAAGAGAATGAGGAATGATAGAGTAGTGCAAGACTCAGATGATGAATCATAG
- the LOC126668007 gene encoding glyoxysomal fatty acid beta-oxidation multifunctional protein MFP-a has protein sequence MGSSSKGRTTIEVGADGVALITIINPPVNSLSFDVLNSLKDSYDQALRRDDVKAIVVTGAKGKFSGGFDISAFGGIQGGTAAQPKPGYISVEILTDTVEAARKPSVAAIDGLALGGGLEVAMGCHARISTPNAQLGLPELQLGIIPGFGGTQRLPRLVGISKSLEMMLTSKPVKGEEAHALGLVDAVVSASELVSTARRWALDMLEGRKPWVASLYRTDKLDSLGDAREIFKFARAQARKQAPNLKHPIVCIDVVEEGIVSGPRAGLWKEAEEFQVLVKSDTCKSLVHIFFAQRGTTKVPGITDKGLKPRRVNKVAVIGGGLMGSGIATALILSNYPVILKEVNQKFLEAGVNRVKANLQSRVKKGKMSQEKFEKTLSLLKGVLDYESFKDVDMVIEAVIENLSLKQQIFADLEKVCPPHCILASNTSTIDLNLIGQKTRSQDRIIGAHFFSPAHVMPLLEIVRTNQTSPQAIVDLLDIGKKIRKTPVVVGNCTGFAVNRMFFPYTQAAIFLVEHGTDLYQIDRAITKFGMPMGPFRLVDLVGFGVGVATGMQFIENFPERTYKSMLIPLLQEDKRTGEASRKGFYLYDDRRKASPDPDVRKFIEKARNISGATIDPKLAKLSEKDIVEMIFFPVVNETCRVFAEGIAVQAADLDIASVMGMGFPFYRGGILFWADSLGSKYIYSRLDEWSKMYGDFFKPCAFLAERAAQGASLSAPVEQTKSRL, from the exons ATGGGAAGCTCTTCCAAGGGTCGAACAACAATTGAAGTCGGAGCTGATGGCGTTGCTCTTATTACCATCATTAATCCGCCTGTTAATTCCTTGTCTTTTGATG TACTAAACAGCTTGAAAGATAGTTATGATCAAGCCTTGAGAAGAGATGATGTTAAGGCGATTGTTGTTACTG GGGCTAAGGGCAAGTTCTCTGGTGGTTTTGATATTTCTGCATTCGGTGGAATTCAAGGGGGAACTG CTGCACAGCCAAAGCCAGGCTATATATCAGTGGAGATTCTAACCGATACTGTTGAAG CTGCAAGAAAACCTTCAGTTGCTGCAATCGATGGCCTTGCCTTAGGCGGAGGTTTAGAGGTTGCAATG GGATGCCATGCACGTATCTCAACTCCCAATGCTCAACTAGGCCTTCCTGAGCTTCAACTTGGAATAATACCTGGATTTGGAG GGACACAGAGACTTCCACGTCTTGTTGGTATTTCAAAGTCCCTCGAAATGATGCTG ACATCAAAGCCTGTCAAAGGGGAAGAAGCTCATGCTTTAGGTCTTGTAGATGCCGTAGTTTCAGCCAGTGAGTTGGTGAGCACTGCACGTCGATGGGCTTTGGATATGTTGGAAGGCAGAAAGCCATGGGTTGCTAGTCTTTATAGGACTGACAAGCTAGATTCTCTTGGGGACGCAAGGGAGATATTCAAGTTTGCAAGAGCACAAGCTCGGAAACAGGCTCCTAATCTGAAACATCCAATAGTTTGTATTGATGTTGTTGAAGAGGGTATAGTTTCTGGTCCTCGGGCTGGACTTTGGAAG GAAGCTGAAGAATTCCAAGTACTTGTAAAATCGGACACCTGCAAGAGTTTGGTCCACATCTTCTTTGCTCAGCGTGGAACCACCAAG GTTCCGGGAATTACTGACAAGGGCTTAAAACCTAGACGAGTAAATAAGGTAGCAGTAATTGGCGGAGGACTAATGGGATCTGGAATTGCAACTGCACTGATCCTTAGTAATTATCCTGTAATCTTGAAGGAAGTAAATCAAAAGTTCCTGGAGGCTGGGGTTAATAGAGTAAAAG CCAATCTTCAAAGCCGTGTCAAGAAAGGGAAGATGTCtcaagaaaagtttgaaaaaactCTCTCTCTTCTTAAGGGTGTTCTCGATTATGAAAGCTTTAAAGATGTGGATATGGTCATAGAG GCTGTTATTGAAAATCTATCTTTGAAGCAACAAATTTTTGCTGATCTTGAAAAAGTTTGCCCGCCACATTGCATTCTTGCAAGCAACACCTCCACAATTGACTTGAACTTGATTGGACAGAAGACCAGGTCTCAAGATCGGATAATTGGAGCCCACTTCTTTAG TCCGGCTCATGTCATGCCACTTCTTGAAATTGTTCGTACCAACCAAACATCTCCTCAAGCCATTGTGGATTTACTAGATATTGGAAAGAAGATAAGAAAAACTCCAGTTGTAGTTGGAAATTGCACAGGTTTTGCTGTGAACAGGATGTTTTTCCCTTACACTCAAGCTGCTATTTTTCTGGTTGAACATGGAACCGATCTTTATCAGATTGACAGGGCAATCACCAAATTCGGAATGCCAATGGGCCCATTCCG GTTGGTTGATTTGGTTGGTTTTGGTGTTGGAGTGGCCACTGGAATGCAATTTATTGAGAATTTTCCTGAGAGAACCTACAAATCAATGCTTATCCCACTTCTGCAAGAGGACAAGAGAACAG GGGAAGCTTCTCGCAAAGGGTTCTATTTGTATGACGATAGGCGCAAAGCTAGCCCAGATCCTGATGTAAGGAAATTCATTGAGAAGGCGAGAAATATATCTGGTGCCACCATCGACCCTAAG CTTGCAAAACTTTCTGAGAAAGACATTGTGGAGATGATATTCTTCCCAGTAGTAAACGAGACCTGTCGAGTCTTTGCTGAAGGAATTGCTGTTCAAGCTGCAGACCTTGACATTGCTTCTGTTATGGGAATGGGATTTCCTTTTTACAG GGGAGGTATTTTGTTCTGGG